A region of the Microaerobacter geothermalis genome:
TGGCAATAATTCCAGGTTTATCGCCAATGATGTCCATATTAATTTCAGGTACAACCAGAGGAACATCCGGATTCATACGAAAGGCATTGGTATTATCAATTACCACAGCGCCCCGTTTAACGGCTTCAGGAGCCAATATTTTGCTTACAGAACCACCGGCACTGAAAAGGGCAATATCCACTCCCTCAAAACTTTCTGGCGTTGCTTCCTCTACGGTAATCGGTTCTCCTTTAAACATCACCGTTTTTCCGGCAGAACGGCTGGAAGCCAGGCACTTCAGTGAAGCAAGGGGGAAGTTCCTTTCTGCTAGTAAATGTAAGATTTGTTGTCCTACGGCACCCGTTGCTCCGACAACAGCAACATGAAAAGTGGATTTTTTCATCAATTTACTCTCCTCCCCAGAAGCTTGATTTTCATCTAATTCATATATTTAAATTTTTCCACGATAACAGGTTGAAGCTGCTTTCCTTCCAATGCTTTTTCACAGGTTTCTTTGATTAATTCCATTCTGGAAACCAGAGAATTTGGTTTTTTATTCGGGGCATCTTGGCCAAAGGGTACAAAATAAATGTGTTTTGCTGCCAATAATTTTGCAATATTTGCTGCATTTAAGCCCAATCCGTCATTGGTAGAGATAGCTAAAACAATCGGACGCAAATTACGCATTTGAGCTTTTGCTGCCATTAGCACAGGACTGTCTGTAATGGCGTTTGCCAATTTACTCGTTGTATTCCCTGTGCATGGAGCAATGACCATGATATCCAATCCTTTAGAAGGCCCTAACGGTTCAGCGTCAACGATGCTGGATATGATTTCATGCCCAGAGATTTCCTTTAACTTTCCTTGCCAATCTTCAGATTTTCCAAATCTTGTATCAGTCGTCATCACGGTATGCGAGACGATGGGAATAATCTTTGCTCCTTCATTCACCAGTTTTTCGATTTCCGGAATAACTTCTGAAAATGTGCAATGGGAACCTGTTAAACCAAAACCAATTGTCTTTCCTTTTAGATTCACTTTGATTCCTCCCGGATGCCTAGTTGTTCCACTAACAATCGAGTGATCGTGTTGGCAATAATTCTACCTGCTGTTTTTGGAGCAACGATTCCAGGTAACCCGGGAGCAAGTATTGCTTTAATCCCTCTTTTTTCAGCATAACGGAAGTCTGTTCCGCCGGGGCTTGATGCAAGATCAATGATCAGTGAATGATGAGGAAGATTGGCGATGACTTGTGCAGTTACAATTCTGGATGGAACGGTATTAAACAAAAGGTCTAAATCCTTGACCTCATCAGCCAGATTATTAATATGAAAGGGTAAAAATCCCATTTCAAATGCTCTGGCAACATGCTCTGGTTTCCTCGTACCTACTTTTACATGGGCCCCCATCGCTTGCAATATTCTCGACAAAGTCATCCCAGTTCTTCCAAATCCGAGAACTGCCAATCGGCAACCATGTATGGTGATCTCGGTATTTTGAATCGCCATCATGATAGCGCCTTCTGTAGTAGGAATGGAATTATAGATGGCTACATCATCCCGATCAAGAAGTTTAATCACTGGAAGCTGTTTTTTTGTGCAAAGATCCGCTAAATAATTTGAAGCCATCCCTGTATAGAGTATACAATGTTTTGGCAGAGATGATAAATGTTCTTCTGTCAACTTTAATGTGTTGGAGCAGAAAATACTTTCCACATGACCTTTTTCATCGGTTCCCACAATAGGCAGAATGACAGCATCAACCTCTTGTAGTGATTCGGGTACCAGCGTTTTCTTGGTTGCCCCGACAAAATTACTTTCCAAGTTGTCAAATCCGATTAAGGTAATGGTTGCATCAAGTTCACTGCACTTTTTTATCACTTCCAATTGGCGAGCATCCCCACCGATGAAGGCGACATGAATTCCAGTTAACATCCATAGTTCCCCTTTCAGAACATTTTACTTTAAATGAATAAAATTGCAACTGTAAATCTTCATATTGGGTAACCCAGAATTCGTTGCATCTACCTTCATCCTATTCTCGCGCCCACAAATGGTGAATCATTCGGCAGCAAAACCTCTGGCACTTAATTCTACAATGATCATTTCCGGTCCGATTTTTCGAATGGCTTGCCATGGTATGATAATATCCTCTTTTTTCTTTCCCAGCCCGAATAAGGAAACTCCCGGTAAGATAATGGCTTCCACTTTTCCTGTTCCGGGGTCAACCATCAGATCGGTTTGTCCGATCACCCCAATTCGCTCACCATTATCTAAGTTAATAATTTCCTTTCCACTAAATTCACTAAATCTCAAAACCATTTCCCCCTTTTCTTTTTGTACCTTTTATGCATTATGGCAAAAAAAAATGCCCCCTATTATCAAGGGGGGCTTGCACAAGACGAGCATGTCTTTAACGGATAATTCTAACAACAAGTCCTATCTGTTCTTGTAGTATAAGAGAATTAACTCGTCCAATTCTTTACTGATCGGTA
Encoded here:
- a CDS encoding dipicolinate synthase subunit B, with amino-acid sequence MNLKGKTIGFGLTGSHCTFSEVIPEIEKLVNEGAKIIPIVSHTVMTTDTRFGKSEDWQGKLKEISGHEIISSIVDAEPLGPSKGLDIMVIAPCTGNTTSKLANAITDSPVLMAAKAQMRNLRPIVLAISTNDGLGLNAANIAKLLAAKHIYFVPFGQDAPNKKPNSLVSRMELIKETCEKALEGKQLQPVIVEKFKYMN
- the dpsA gene encoding dipicolinate synthase subunit DpsA; the protein is MLTGIHVAFIGGDARQLEVIKKCSELDATITLIGFDNLESNFVGATKKTLVPESLQEVDAVILPIVGTDEKGHVESIFCSNTLKLTEEHLSSLPKHCILYTGMASNYLADLCTKKQLPVIKLLDRDDVAIYNSIPTTEGAIMMAIQNTEITIHGCRLAVLGFGRTGMTLSRILQAMGAHVKVGTRKPEHVARAFEMGFLPFHINNLADEVKDLDLLFNTVPSRIVTAQVIANLPHHSLIIDLASSPGGTDFRYAEKRGIKAILAPGLPGIVAPKTAGRIIANTITRLLVEQLGIREESK
- a CDS encoding YlmC/YmxH family sporulation protein, whose protein sequence is MRFSEFSGKEIINLDNGERIGVIGQTDLMVDPGTGKVEAIILPGVSLFGLGKKKEDIIIPWQAIRKIGPEMIIVELSARGFAAE